A window of the Brassica napus cultivar Da-Ae chromosome C5, Da-Ae, whole genome shotgun sequence genome harbors these coding sequences:
- the LOC111206959 gene encoding uncharacterized protein LOC111206959, producing the protein MELLLAYSGLIWRLFSSSGSLWVAWVGAELLRGGSFCDAKDTNKGSWLWRKFLQLRPEASSFMRCEVRSGDSTFFWFDNWLGTGSIIDTTGDLGLRYLGIPRQARVAEACPNEAWGMRGQGRRVFGDVYTAIENAQKPDARRGSDVILWRHNEEDFKDHFSAARTWDQIRVRGPEVPWHHLVWFTQGVPRHAFIVWLTFKDRLSTGVRMRQWGIAQGCMLCGEPDESRDHLHRCFSGLDDDGDFSATAQ; encoded by the exons ATGGAACTTCTGCTCG CTTATAGTGGACTTATATGGCGTCTCTTCTCCTCGTCGGGATCACTTTGGGTGGCTTGGGTTGGAGCGGAGTTACTACGAGGTGGTTCCTTTTGTGACGCAAAGGACACTAATAAGGGTTCATGGCTCTGGCGCAAATTTCTTCAGCTCAGACCGGAGGCATCAAGTTTCATGCGCTGTGAAGTTAGAAGTGGTGACTCGACTTTCTTCTGGTTTGACAACTGGTTAGGCACTGGAAGTATTATTGACACAACAGGAGATCTGGGACTGCGGTACTTGGGTATTCCTCGACAAGCTCGTGTAGCTGAAGCGTGTCCAAATGAGGCTTGGGGTATGCGTGGGCAGGGGAGGAGAGTGTTTGGTGATGTGTATACTGCCATTGAAAATGCTCAGAAACCAGACGCTAGGAGGGGAAGTGATGTTATTTTATGGAGGCACAATGAGGAGGATTTTAAGGACCATTTCTCAGCGGCTAGAACATGGGATCAGATTAGAGTTCGGGGGCCAGAAGTACCTTGGCATCATCTAGTGTGGTTTACCCAAGGAGTACCACGCCACGCTTTCATTGTTTGGCTGACGTTTAAGGATAGACTCTCTACAGGAGTCCGTATGCGACAGTGGGGGATCGCGCAGGGTTGTATGTTATGTGGAGAGCCTGACGAGAGCAGGGACCACCT GCACCGCTGCTTCTCCGGATTGGACGACGACGGTGACTTCTCTGCTACGGCGCAATAG